DNA from Rosa rugosa chromosome 6, drRosRugo1.1, whole genome shotgun sequence:
AGAGGCCGGTCCATTtcagtcaccaacaacaaaacccCACCTCCAAACTCACCCTCTCCTTACAACACAGCAAGAGTTTTCACCTCTGCTTCAAGCTATAGCTTCAGCATCAAGAAAATCGGAACTCACTTGGTACGTTTTCATTTCTCACCGTTTTCGGCTCAGGGGTTCGATTTGAGGGCAGCAAACTTTACCATTTCGGTTAACCTGCTTGTTATTTTGACTCATGCACATGTAAACGAAACTGTGATTAGAGAATACATAATGAAAATCGATACCAATGTGCTTGAGATTGTGTTTAGTCCTTTGGGAAATTCGGGTTTTGGTTATGTGAAtgcaattgaagtttttacaGCTCCTGGGGACCTTATTGTGGACAATGGTGCTAAGTTGGTGAGTGCCAATGTAGATGAGTACAGAAACCTTTCTTCACAGGTTTTAGAGACTATTTATAGGATCAATGTTGGGGGTTCAAACTTGACTCCTTTTAATGATACATTGTGGAGGTTTTGGGTCCCTGATGTGGAGTATCTTGCTCTGGAATCGGCTGCTAAGCGTGCCTCGACCACTGATGTGCCGAATTATCAGAGTGGAGGTGCAAGTAGGGAGATTGCGCCGGAGAATGTTTATATGACTGCCCAGGAGATGAATAATAATAACTCAACTGTAGGTGAAAGGTTTAATATTACATGGAAGTTTCCAGTGGCTCTGGGTGGTGCTGCGCATTTAGTTAGGTTGCATTTCTGTGATATTGTTAGCAAATCACTTAACTTGCTGTACTTTGACGTATATATAAATGGATATGCTGCATACCGGGATGTTGATCTATCGGTGATGGCAACCAATGAGCTTGCAACTCCTGTCTATATTGATTTCGTTGTGGACTCAGATGATTCAGGGCTGATAGAAGTCAGTGTTGGTCCTTCTGATCTCAGTAGTCCTATGAGGATAAATGCAATATTGAATGGGGCAGAGATCATGAGAATGGTGAATGTGTCCAATTTACATGCCCAAATTGTGTCTACTGTGTCTAAGAAGAAAAACATTTGGATTTGGGTGGCTCCAGTTGCTGGAGGAGGCTTTGTTGTTCTGTGTTTGGCAATGGTGGCAGTTTTACTTGCTTTAAAgcgcaagaagaagaagaagaagaaactgaaaACCAGACGTTCAGAGAGTGTGGGTTGGACACCATTAAGGGTGTATGGGGGTAGTTCACACAGTAGAATGTCTGAGAGGACAGCACTTGCATCTCCGGGCGCAAATGGATACTATTGCTTGAGAATCCCTTTTGCTGAATTACAAGCGGCAACAAGCAACTTCGATAAGAAACTAATTGTCGGTTCTGGTGGTTTTGGAATGGTTTACAAAGCAGTCCTGAGGGACAATACAAAGGTAGCTGTTAAGAGAGGTGTGCCTGGCTCCAGACAAGGCCTGCCAGAATTCCAGACTGAAATAACAGTATTGTCCCAAATTCGGCACCAGCATCTTGTATCACTTGTCGGATATTGTGAGGAACAGTCAGAAATGATCCTGGTTTATGAATATATGGAAAAAGGGCCCTTGAAGAAACATTTGTATGGTTCAGGGCTTCCACCTTTGTCGTGGAAGCAACGACTTGAAATATGTATTGGATCAGCAAGAGGTCTTCACTACCTTCATACAGGTTTTGCTCAAGGCATCATACACCGTGACATCAAATCAACTAACATTTTGCTTGATAATAATTATGTGCCTAAGGTGGCTGATTTTGGTCTTTCAAGATCAGGGCCATGTCTCGACGAAACCCATGTAAGTACCGGGGTAAAAGGTAGCTTCGGTTATCTTGATCCTGAGTACTTCCGGAGGCAGCAGCTTACTGACAAGTCCGATGTTTACTCATTTGGTGTTGTGCTCTTTGAAGTGCTTTGTGCTAGGCCTGCTGTTGATCCACTGGTTGAAAGAGAGCAAGTGAACTTAGGCGAATGGGCAATGCAGTGGCAGAAGAAGGGCATGCTTGAAAAAATCATCGATCCCCATCTTGTTGGACACATCAAACCAAAATCTCTGAAGAAGTTTGGCGAAACAGCGGAGAAATGTTTGGCTGAATATGGCGCTGATAGGCCAACCATTGGTGATGTATTGTGGAATTTAGAATATGCTCTTCAGCTTCAGGAATCTAGGCCACGACAAGAACTGCCTGAAGCAGGTGAGAGTAATGAGCTTCCAACAAATAGTATCGCTCCTGGAGATCCATCTCCCAGCATAAGAAGATCGGAAGATGATGGCGCTGGTAGCTCTGAGATCAATACAAGCCAAGTCTTTTCTCAGTTGATGAACACTGATGGCAGATAGCTTCAGGCTTGTGCTGCAATATACAATCAATACTGTACAAGAACTTTAAAGATTACCATTCGCCATAATAGGAGTTGAGGACTACCAATGAGCCAAATCTTAGATGTATGTTCCTAAAGTAACAACTGCCTTCacaaattcatttttcttttgataGCTTTTAATCTTATATCACGATTTTCATTAACAAATGTGCGATGAATTTCTCAGATGATTCTCCCTATTTTAATGTTGTATGTAACTAAGAATCACAGCAACTGCTAATGTTTTCCATTTTTCATATATGTGTTGTCCATTTTTCAAGCACCAGTTCAAATTCAAAAGCCTATATTCATTGAATCTCATACTCTTATACACAGGATTATAATGAATCATGGGAAGCTTGCATTTTTCAGAAATGGAAGTTCTAGCTGGCAAAGCTAGCTGTTCTGAACTAGAAGCAAGATTCTTGTACTCAAAACTTTTCTGACTTTTGTGGTAGTTGTTATTGCTTAATAGTCTGTGGGTGTTATCATTTACTCTGTAGACTTCTAAAAGTGTGACCAATCAATATAAGAAATGGGTGAAGAGAACAATAAAATAGAATGAGTGGGAACAAATGCATTACCGTACCACATCCACAAGAAAAGGGTTTATACTTTATAGATCACACTTTACAGAAGTGTCAATTAGCAATGATCTGGTGAAGCATTACCATGTTTATTGTGTTTTATATGATGCATTTGGAATTGCTGAAACACTACCAATCTGTTGGTGAGATACAGTGGCATGGGAGGTGGTGTCCCTGCTCAAAAATGTCGGTTCCTTTATTCACTTTTTAATCATCATTTGTTAATAAAATGTGAAAAAAGGCGCCCTCGACCCTGTTTTACCATCTTCGGTCACTAGTCACTCGTATGATGATAGTGCCGGGGAAACGACTTTCTAAGAATCTCATATCCTTTGAAGTTCATAATCCTCTTTCTAGTTGCAATTAGTCGATAAGATCAAATGCACGCATGGAGTGATATGAGTGCCAATTGCTAATTTTGCGAAAAAGATCAATGCAGCAATTGGTATTGGCGTGACTAATTTGCATAGCTCGCCCAATACAATCAATTTGCTTGCCAATTCTTAGCAAGCCAATTAGCTTAACCAATTTATGGTTCCCACTAGCACGTGAGGCCAGAAAACCAACTAAAATCTTTTTCAAGACAAACTTAGTGTTGGATTCGTATTACATTCGATTAGGACGGTTTGAATTAAAGATAATTGTTCATtagattattttttatttttactgcTTGTTTTCACATAGAGTGACTCTATTTATATTTTCATAATTGGTATTTAGACTTCTTaactttctgaaattttaaatatcatcttttacccttatttaaaaaaaaaaccttaaacaCAATTCCACCTAGAGAATCAGTCATGCCCAACCTC
Protein-coding regions in this window:
- the LOC133715636 gene encoding probable receptor-like protein kinase At5g24010 codes for the protein MEAKHNTLHFLSLTLISLLHFSASFTPSDNYLLNCGSSSNASLFNRVFVGDSTSGSGFGSRGRSISVTNNKTPPPNSPSPYNTARVFTSASSYSFSIKKIGTHLVRFHFSPFSAQGFDLRAANFTISVNLLVILTHAHVNETVIREYIMKIDTNVLEIVFSPLGNSGFGYVNAIEVFTAPGDLIVDNGAKLVSANVDEYRNLSSQVLETIYRINVGGSNLTPFNDTLWRFWVPDVEYLALESAAKRASTTDVPNYQSGGASREIAPENVYMTAQEMNNNNSTVGERFNITWKFPVALGGAAHLVRLHFCDIVSKSLNLLYFDVYINGYAAYRDVDLSVMATNELATPVYIDFVVDSDDSGLIEVSVGPSDLSSPMRINAILNGAEIMRMVNVSNLHAQIVSTVSKKKNIWIWVAPVAGGGFVVLCLAMVAVLLALKRKKKKKKKLKTRRSESVGWTPLRVYGGSSHSRMSERTALASPGANGYYCLRIPFAELQAATSNFDKKLIVGSGGFGMVYKAVLRDNTKVAVKRGVPGSRQGLPEFQTEITVLSQIRHQHLVSLVGYCEEQSEMILVYEYMEKGPLKKHLYGSGLPPLSWKQRLEICIGSARGLHYLHTGFAQGIIHRDIKSTNILLDNNYVPKVADFGLSRSGPCLDETHVSTGVKGSFGYLDPEYFRRQQLTDKSDVYSFGVVLFEVLCARPAVDPLVEREQVNLGEWAMQWQKKGMLEKIIDPHLVGHIKPKSLKKFGETAEKCLAEYGADRPTIGDVLWNLEYALQLQESRPRQELPEAGESNELPTNSIAPGDPSPSIRRSEDDGAGSSEINTSQVFSQLMNTDGR